One Mucilaginibacter ginkgonis genomic region harbors:
- a CDS encoding SusC/RagA family TonB-linked outer membrane protein codes for MFKSLLLKVRVMCLLFACILSSLAVTAQTRVTGRVIGADDKQGVVGAAVRIKGTTVGTVTDVNGNFSLNASNGQTLVITYVGYKTQEVAVSGGPINVTLAVATNQLEDVVVTGYTTQVKKDITGSVAVVSVNDAKKLPATSSEQLLQGQASGVTVINQGAPGANSTVFIRGVNNFGNTSPLYVIDGVQTNNMSQVNPTDIESISVLKDAGSAAIYGVAGGNGVIVVTTKKGRSGKSTFTYDGYYGVQKPLSGNVWRLMTPAQQSQLAYQAGDAGQINGLYAGGAGSLPTYGFRGAGSFNGAASGVTNDASVTALYKFDAANPNNDFLVQKFNQAGTDWFHELFRSAPQQSHTITASGGNDNNTYLYSLNYLNQKGTLLNTFEKRYTARANTTFSYFNNKFRVGESGYVFYRENNGGSGYNQQQEGGTVAETYRQLPLIPVYDIAGNFGGNYAGTSAQLGNATNPVATAMRSVNDRSKTWNMQGTLFAELDFLKHFTARSAFSGNARNNFYYYTGYNPYNDSEPHGNPNQYNTASNYSYTFNTTNTVQYKQIFGKHNISAIVGYEFKRNGGQQLGVQANNFFTLDPNFLTVAGTTDPTSIILTGGNGTYLYQPTSTQSLFAKVDYSFADKYLLGGSVRRDGYSSFFPGRKYGTFPAGSIGWRIGQEEFLKGSKVINDLKLRASYGSLGSNANISGTNSVDTYNYGPGSSFYGIAGGVNSTQLGFYQTSIGNPSTTWETDKILNIGFDLSIVNHFDITAEYYQKRISGLLFPLQLPATAGGAGSPVVNLGNVENKGFDISATYHDQVGEFRYSIGANITTYKNTITSLPDPGYFDLGVGSRIGTLVREQVGHPIGSFFGYKVAGINQSTADANSGATYSGAAAGSYKYVDVNGDGKIDDNDRTFIGNPNPDFTYGLNLNASYKGFDFSAVFYGSQGNKIFNHVKYFTDTYAGFVGGKRTELLTNSAIVANGVVTNPGATLPVLTFNQALGSSAPSTFYIENGSFLRMKVAQLGYTFAPSVLKAVGVSKLHVYLQGNNLFTITKYTGPDPELVPSINNLGNGDRQSAAFGIDFGAYPNNQKSFLLGVNMTF; via the coding sequence ATGTTTAAAAGTTTACTACTAAAGGTAAGAGTGATGTGTTTGCTATTTGCATGCATACTCTCTTCATTGGCAGTTACGGCGCAAACAAGGGTCACCGGCCGGGTTATCGGCGCCGATGACAAACAAGGAGTGGTTGGTGCGGCTGTACGCATCAAAGGCACTACTGTTGGTACCGTAACTGATGTTAATGGTAATTTCTCGTTAAACGCCTCAAACGGCCAAACGTTGGTAATTACTTATGTGGGTTATAAAACCCAGGAAGTTGCTGTAAGCGGCGGTCCTATAAATGTAACCCTGGCTGTGGCAACCAACCAATTAGAAGATGTGGTTGTAACAGGTTACACCACGCAGGTTAAAAAGGACATCACCGGTTCCGTGGCGGTAGTAAGCGTTAATGACGCAAAAAAACTGCCCGCTACAAGTTCTGAGCAATTACTCCAAGGCCAGGCATCTGGTGTTACCGTAATCAACCAGGGTGCTCCGGGTGCTAACAGTACTGTGTTTATCCGTGGTGTAAACAACTTTGGTAACACATCACCGTTATATGTGATTGATGGTGTGCAAACCAATAACATGTCTCAGGTTAACCCTACAGATATAGAAAGCATCTCTGTGTTGAAAGACGCGGGTTCTGCAGCTATCTATGGTGTTGCCGGTGGTAACGGTGTTATCGTTGTAACAACCAAAAAAGGCAGATCAGGAAAATCTACATTCACTTATGACGGTTACTATGGCGTTCAAAAACCATTAAGCGGTAATGTTTGGCGGTTAATGACCCCTGCTCAACAGTCTCAACTAGCATACCAGGCTGGTGACGCAGGTCAAATCAACGGTTTATACGCAGGTGGTGCAGGTTCTTTGCCAACTTACGGTTTCCGCGGTGCGGGTTCATTTAATGGTGCAGCATCTGGTGTAACAAATGATGCTTCTGTTACCGCATTATACAAATTTGATGCGGCTAACCCTAACAACGACTTCCTGGTTCAAAAATTTAACCAGGCTGGTACAGATTGGTTCCATGAGCTTTTCCGTTCTGCACCTCAGCAAAGCCATACCATCACTGCAAGCGGTGGTAATGACAACAACACCTACTTATACTCTTTAAACTATCTTAACCAAAAGGGTACATTGTTAAACACCTTTGAGAAAAGGTATACTGCCCGTGCCAACACTACATTTAGCTACTTTAACAATAAGTTTCGTGTAGGTGAAAGCGGTTATGTATTTTATCGTGAAAACAATGGTGGCAGCGGTTACAATCAGCAACAAGAAGGTGGTACTGTAGCAGAAACTTATCGTCAGTTACCACTAATTCCTGTTTATGATATCGCCGGTAACTTTGGTGGTAACTATGCAGGTACTTCTGCACAGTTAGGTAATGCAACCAACCCTGTTGCTACCGCAATGAGATCTGTGAATGACAGAAGCAAAACCTGGAACATGCAAGGTACTTTGTTTGCAGAGTTAGATTTCCTGAAACATTTTACCGCACGTTCTGCATTTAGCGGTAACGCACGTAACAACTTCTACTACTATACTGGTTACAATCCATATAACGACTCTGAGCCGCATGGTAACCCAAATCAGTATAATACTGCTTCTAACTACTCTTACACCTTCAATACAACCAATACTGTTCAATATAAACAGATATTTGGTAAGCACAACATTAGTGCTATTGTTGGTTACGAGTTTAAAAGAAACGGCGGTCAGCAGTTAGGTGTTCAGGCTAATAACTTCTTTACGCTTGATCCAAACTTCTTGACAGTTGCAGGTACCACAGATCCTACCAGCATCATCTTAACAGGTGGCAATGGTACATATCTGTATCAGCCAACTTCTACACAATCTTTATTTGCCAAGGTTGATTATTCTTTTGCTGACAAATATTTGTTAGGTGGTAGCGTACGTCGCGATGGTTATTCTTCTTTCTTCCCTGGCCGTAAATACGGTACATTCCCTGCCGGATCCATTGGTTGGAGAATTGGACAAGAAGAGTTCTTGAAAGGAAGCAAAGTCATCAACGACTTAAAATTACGCGCTAGCTACGGTTCATTAGGTAGCAACGCTAACATTAGCGGCACTAACTCTGTTGATACTTACAACTATGGTCCCGGTAGTTCATTCTATGGCATCGCCGGTGGTGTTAACTCTACTCAACTTGGTTTCTATCAAACAAGCATTGGTAACCCAAGCACAACATGGGAAACAGATAAGATCTTAAACATTGGTTTCGATCTTTCTATCGTTAACCATTTTGATATCACAGCTGAGTACTATCAGAAAAGAATCAGCGGTTTGCTATTCCCGTTACAATTGCCTGCAACTGCAGGTGGTGCAGGTTCTCCTGTAGTTAACTTAGGTAACGTAGAAAACAAAGGTTTTGATATCTCTGCTACTTACCATGACCAGGTTGGCGAATTCCGTTACAGCATTGGTGCAAATATAACCACTTATAAAAACACCATTACCAGCTTACCTGATCCGGGATATTTTGATCTTGGTGTAGGTTCTCGTATTGGTACGCTTGTACGTGAACAAGTTGGCCACCCAATTGGTTCATTCTTTGGTTATAAAGTTGCAGGTATTAACCAAAGCACTGCAGATGCAAACTCTGGCGCTACTTATAGCGGTGCAGCAGCAGGTTCATACAAATATGTTGATGTGAATGGCGACGGTAAAATTGATGACAATGACCGTACCTTTATTGGTAACCCTAACCCTGACTTTACTTACGGTTTAAATCTTAACGCAAGCTACAAAGGCTTTGATTTCTCTGCGGTTTTTTATGGCTCACAAGGCAATAAAATATTTAACCACGTTAAATATTTCACAGACACTTATGCAGGTTTCGTAGGCGGTAAACGTACCGAATTGTTAACCAACTCTGCAATTGTTGCCAACGGTGTAGTTACTAACCCCGGTGCAACATTGCCGGTATTGACTTTTAACCAGGCTTTAGGTAGCTCTGCGCCAAGCACTTTCTACATTGAGAATGGTTCATTCTTGAGAATGAAGGTGGCTCAGTTAGGTTATACTTTTGCTCCATCTGTATTAAAAGCGGTTGGTGTATCTAAATTGCACGTTTACTTGCAAGGTAACAACCTGTTCACTATTACAAAATATACCGGTCCGGATCCGGAGTTGGTGCCTTCAATCAACAACTTGGGTAACGGCGACCGTCAGAGCGCAGCCTTCGGAATCGATTTTGGTGCATATCCAAACAACCAAAAAAGCTTCTTACTGGGTGTTAACATGACATTTTAA
- a CDS encoding NUDIX hydrolase has protein sequence MFTKQELTDYTKEAREKWLNHISIDCVVFGFHEGQLKVLLLKMRNEAKWYLPGGFVLKQEQLDVAANRILKERTSLDHIFLQQFHVFGDPARSQPHTDMYNGMVEDKDNWFATRFITIGYYALVDFHNTVPTPDAMSEACVWCNLEEVPALSLDHGQILENALYTLRLQLNYLPIGYNLMPNEFTMPELQKLYETILGKKLDRRNFQRKILAFDILNRSEHPRKGGAHKAPYLYSFNLEKYEQALKDGLASGW, from the coding sequence ATGTTTACCAAACAAGAACTTACAGATTATACAAAAGAAGCCCGAGAAAAATGGCTTAACCATATTTCCATTGATTGTGTAGTGTTTGGCTTCCACGAGGGGCAACTAAAGGTGTTATTATTAAAAATGAGAAATGAGGCTAAATGGTATTTACCGGGAGGTTTCGTTTTAAAGCAGGAACAGCTTGATGTTGCAGCAAACCGTATTTTAAAAGAACGTACGTCTTTAGACCATATTTTTCTACAGCAGTTTCATGTGTTTGGCGATCCCGCCCGCTCCCAGCCCCACACAGATATGTATAATGGCATGGTTGAAGATAAGGACAATTGGTTTGCTACCCGGTTTATTACCATAGGTTACTATGCACTTGTAGACTTTCATAATACGGTACCCACACCTGATGCCATGTCTGAAGCATGTGTATGGTGCAACCTGGAAGAGGTGCCTGCCCTTAGCCTGGACCACGGACAGATTTTAGAAAACGCATTGTACACTTTAAGGCTCCAGCTAAATTATTTGCCGATTGGCTATAATTTGATGCCGAACGAGTTTACAATGCCGGAGTTGCAGAAACTCTATGAAACAATTTTAGGTAAGAAACTCGACAGGCGTAACTTTCAGCGTAAGATATTGGCGTTTGATATTTTAAACCGGTCTGAGCATCCACGCAAAGGCGGGGCGCACAAGGCGCCATATCTCTACTCCTTTAACCTTGAAAAATATGAGCAGGCTTTGAAAGATGGATTGGCATCTGGTTGGTAG
- a CDS encoding MBL fold metallo-hydrolase: protein MIVTFLGTGTSQGVPVVACTCAVCLSADKHDKRLRTSIMIEDEGKVVVIDSGPDFRYQMLRENVMHLDALVFTHEHKDHVAGMDDIRAFNFKQNRAMDIYAVPRVQQALKHEFSYIFDEFQYPGIPKVNLITIENDQPFNVGGIGFMPIEVMHYKLPVLGFRIKDFTYITDAKTISDKEKAKVRGTKVLIVNALQKQEHISHFTFDEAIAFAKEIGAEKTYLIHIGHRLGKHADVSKELPAGIELAYDCLKLEL, encoded by the coding sequence TTGATCGTCACATTCTTAGGTACCGGAACTTCCCAGGGTGTGCCCGTTGTGGCCTGCACATGCGCGGTGTGTCTTTCTGCCGATAAGCACGACAAACGGTTGCGCACGTCTATCATGATAGAAGATGAAGGCAAGGTTGTGGTGATAGACTCTGGGCCAGATTTTCGATATCAAATGCTACGCGAAAATGTGATGCACCTGGATGCCTTGGTTTTTACACATGAGCATAAAGACCACGTAGCCGGTATGGACGATATCCGCGCGTTTAATTTTAAGCAGAACCGCGCGATGGATATTTACGCTGTGCCCCGTGTGCAGCAAGCGCTAAAGCACGAGTTTAGCTATATATTCGACGAATTTCAATATCCGGGTATCCCGAAGGTGAACCTTATCACTATAGAAAATGATCAGCCCTTCAATGTTGGCGGCATCGGCTTCATGCCAATCGAGGTGATGCACTATAAATTGCCTGTGCTTGGTTTCCGGATCAAGGACTTTACCTATATCACAGACGCCAAAACCATAAGTGACAAGGAGAAAGCAAAAGTTAGAGGCACTAAAGTGCTGATAGTAAACGCCTTGCAAAAGCAGGAGCATATTTCGCACTTTACGTTTGACGAAGCTATCGCTTTTGCGAAAGAGATCGGCGCAGAGAAAACTTACCTCATTCACATCGGACACCGCCTGGGAAAACATGCAGATGTGTCTAAAGAGTTGCCGGCGGGCATTGAACTCGCTTATGACTGTCTTAAATTGGAATTATAA
- a CDS encoding LolA family protein — MKRFIPVFLLGVFIAASALAQKDADAQKILSAVSAKYKSYNGFKTDFALSVDNPQAGVKQSQTGTLVAKSKSNKFKVTLYSTSKGKAAAEQEIISDGKTQWTYLKKDNEVQVNDADKSGEGINPAQIFAIYEKGYKYVYTGDQKVNGRLCQVIELSPLDAKKSIFKARLFIDKAKKEIVSANLFDKNGIRYTYMIKNFTPQPQLSDAMFAFDAKAHPGVEVVDLR; from the coding sequence ATGAAAAGATTTATCCCTGTGTTCCTTTTGGGTGTTTTTATTGCTGCTTCTGCATTAGCTCAGAAAGATGCTGACGCACAAAAAATATTGAGTGCTGTAAGCGCTAAATACAAATCCTACAATGGCTTTAAAACCGATTTTGCATTATCTGTTGATAACCCGCAAGCGGGGGTTAAGCAATCGCAAACCGGGACGCTTGTTGCTAAATCCAAATCCAACAAATTTAAAGTAACACTGTACAGTACGAGCAAAGGTAAGGCCGCTGCTGAGCAGGAGATCATTAGTGATGGGAAAACCCAGTGGACGTACTTAAAAAAAGATAATGAAGTACAAGTAAATGATGCTGATAAAAGCGGTGAGGGTATAAACCCGGCGCAGATATTTGCCATTTATGAAAAAGGCTACAAGTACGTATATACCGGCGATCAGAAAGTAAACGGCAGGCTTTGCCAGGTAATTGAGCTCAGCCCTCTGGACGCCAAAAAATCTATCTTTAAAGCAAGGTTATTCATAGATAAGGCAAAAAAAGAAATCGTTAGCGCCAACCTATTTGATAAAAACGGTATCCGTTACACGTACATGATAAAGAACTTTACTCCACAGCCACAACTTAGCGATGCAATGTTTGCTTTCGACGCAAAAGCGCATCCCGGTGTTGAGGTAGTTGATTTGCGGTAA
- a CDS encoding FtsK/SpoIIIE family DNA translocase, whose translation MPPKANQFRSNSFKDDNKPGRETAGGERRRVSKPVLEKLPQFDLNNGRLVKIIGLFFLLLSIFFFISFTAYLFTWQQDQSYVSPANGGWHNLFKTQQELIEGGIKDPIVDNWMGKLGALLSNQFIYEWFGVASYLFVFIFLVIGYRMLFKVRLFSLGKTLAYSAFCILFLSVAIGFAHGFMSDYPHFLEGEVGFWTNRLLNAQIGEAGTGFLLVFAGLTVLIIAYNIDFKLPERKTKGGLMPDHVDGELTPQPVDLEDEILSEPVEWRKNSRTKFEPIIEEDEGPLQQNIINHKPVIATEPVETESVVPRSSTHTTLVHNTMLHEPVTLMPEPLMEEAVSAIEDIPLTVEETRPQEELPIEKETPKTANELVDKFGTYDPKLDLSGYKLPPLDLLENYGSNKISVDSGELEANKNKIVETLNHYNIEIDKIKATIGPTVTLYEIIPAPGVRISKIKNLEDDIALSLAALGIRIIAPMPGKGTIGIEVPNQHPEMVSMRSVLATEKFQQTTMDLPIALGKTISNEVFIADLAKMPHLLVAGATGQGKSVGINAILVSLLYKRHPAELKFVLVDPKKVELTLFRKIERHFLAKLPDEADAIITDTKKVINTLNSLCIEMDQRYDLLKDAQVRNLKEYNAKFINRKLNPNEGHRFLPFIVLIVDEFADLMMTAGKEVETPIARLAQLARAIGIHLVIATQRPSVNIITGTIKANFPARLAFRVLSKIDSRTILDSGGADQLIGRGDMLLATGSDLIRIQCAFVDTPEVEQVSDFIGNQRGYATAMLLPEYVGEGEAGSSPKDFDPDDRDPMFEDAARLIVLHQQGSTSLVQRKLKLGYNRAGRIIDQLEAAGIVGPFEGSKAREVLFPDEYSLERHLEEIAKPRG comes from the coding sequence ATGCCGCCTAAAGCCAACCAGTTCAGATCTAACAGTTTTAAGGATGATAATAAACCCGGCCGTGAAACGGCTGGCGGCGAGCGCAGAAGGGTATCAAAACCAGTATTGGAAAAACTGCCCCAGTTCGACCTCAACAACGGCAGGCTGGTAAAGATAATTGGCCTTTTCTTTCTGCTGCTTTCTATCTTCTTCTTTATATCATTTACCGCTTACTTGTTCACCTGGCAGCAAGATCAAAGCTATGTATCGCCTGCAAACGGCGGTTGGCACAACTTGTTTAAAACGCAGCAAGAACTTATAGAGGGCGGAATAAAAGACCCGATTGTTGACAACTGGATGGGCAAATTAGGCGCCTTGCTCTCTAACCAATTTATCTATGAGTGGTTCGGCGTCGCATCGTATCTCTTCGTTTTTATATTCCTGGTTATCGGTTACCGCATGTTGTTTAAGGTGCGGCTGTTCTCTTTAGGAAAAACCCTGGCTTACTCGGCGTTTTGCATATTATTTTTATCTGTGGCCATTGGTTTCGCGCATGGTTTCATGTCAGATTATCCGCATTTTTTGGAAGGCGAAGTTGGCTTTTGGACCAACCGTTTGCTCAACGCACAAATAGGCGAGGCGGGTACGGGATTTTTGCTGGTTTTCGCCGGATTGACTGTGTTGATCATCGCATATAACATCGACTTTAAACTGCCGGAGCGTAAAACCAAAGGTGGCCTGATGCCGGACCATGTTGACGGCGAGCTTACCCCACAGCCTGTAGATCTGGAGGATGAGATATTATCTGAACCTGTAGAGTGGCGCAAAAACAGCCGCACCAAATTTGAGCCTATCATTGAAGAAGATGAAGGCCCGCTTCAGCAGAATATAATCAATCATAAACCTGTAATCGCGACAGAACCTGTTGAAACTGAAAGCGTTGTTCCGCGCAGCAGTACGCACACAACCCTTGTGCACAATACTATGCTGCACGAACCTGTTACGTTAATGCCCGAGCCTTTGATGGAAGAAGCAGTTTCTGCCATTGAAGATATTCCTTTAACGGTAGAAGAAACACGCCCGCAGGAAGAATTGCCTATAGAAAAAGAAACACCAAAGACAGCCAATGAACTGGTTGATAAGTTTGGCACTTACGATCCCAAGCTCGATCTGTCGGGTTATAAGCTTCCGCCGCTCGATCTGTTGGAAAACTATGGGTCAAACAAAATCTCTGTTGATTCCGGAGAATTGGAGGCGAATAAAAATAAGATCGTTGAAACGCTAAACCACTATAATATCGAAATCGATAAGATTAAGGCAACGATAGGCCCTACAGTTACTTTGTACGAGATCATTCCCGCGCCGGGTGTGCGTATTTCCAAGATCAAAAACCTGGAAGATGATATCGCTTTAAGCCTTGCTGCTTTGGGCATTCGTATCATCGCACCAATGCCCGGTAAGGGTACCATCGGTATCGAGGTGCCTAATCAACACCCGGAGATGGTCTCGATGCGATCCGTACTCGCGACGGAAAAGTTCCAGCAAACGACAATGGACCTGCCTATTGCTTTAGGCAAGACCATCTCGAACGAGGTATTTATTGCCGACCTGGCCAAAATGCCGCACTTGCTTGTCGCAGGTGCAACCGGGCAAGGTAAGTCTGTAGGCATCAATGCTATATTGGTATCGCTGTTATATAAGCGTCACCCGGCTGAATTGAAATTTGTGCTGGTCGATCCTAAAAAGGTCGAGCTGACCTTGTTCCGCAAAATAGAGCGGCACTTCCTGGCCAAATTGCCTGACGAGGCTGACGCCATCATTACCGATACCAAGAAAGTGATCAATACATTGAATTCACTTTGTATCGAGATGGATCAGCGTTACGACTTGTTGAAAGACGCGCAGGTACGTAACTTGAAAGAGTACAACGCCAAATTCATCAATCGCAAACTTAACCCCAATGAAGGCCACCGCTTTTTGCCATTCATTGTTTTGATAGTCGACGAATTTGCCGACCTGATGATGACGGCCGGTAAAGAAGTAGAAACACCAATCGCCCGTTTGGCACAGTTGGCCCGTGCAATCGGCATCCACCTGGTTATCGCTACGCAGCGCCCATCAGTAAATATTATTACCGGTACCATTAAAGCCAACTTCCCTGCGAGGCTTGCCTTCAGGGTATTGTCTAAGATAGATTCACGTACCATTCTGGACTCGGGAGGGGCAGACCAGTTGATCGGCCGCGGGGATATGCTCCTGGCAACAGGCAGCGACCTGATCCGTATCCAGTGCGCGTTCGTAGATACACCAGAGGTAGAGCAGGTTTCGGACTTTATTGGTAACCAGCGAGGTTATGCGACAGCGATGTTACTGCCTGAGTATGTAGGTGAGGGCGAGGCCGGTAGCAGTCCCAAGGACTTCGACCCCGATGACCGTGATCCGATGTTCGAGGATGCCGCCCGTTTGATCGTGCTACACCAGCAAGGTTCAACCTCATTAGTTCAACGTAAACTAAAACTGGGCTATAACAGGGCGGGGCGTATAATAGATCAGTTAGAGGCTGCAGGTATTGTAGGGCCTTTTGAAGGGAGCAAAGCCCGCGAGGTTTTATTTCCGGATGAATATAGCTTGGAGCGCCATCTCGAAGAAATAGCTAAACCGCGCGGTTAA
- a CDS encoding PspC domain-containing protein: protein MLQRILTFFERYSFGVCTYLGERFNVSISKIRLFFIYSSFLAVGFPLIFYFFAGIVLDIRNYVKRVHTRITDQ from the coding sequence ATGTTGCAGCGCATACTTACATTTTTTGAACGGTACTCTTTTGGGGTTTGCACCTACCTGGGCGAACGCTTTAATGTGTCTATCTCAAAGATAAGGCTGTTTTTTATTTACTCGTCTTTTTTGGCGGTGGGCTTTCCACTGATATTTTATTTCTTTGCCGGCATTGTATTAGATATACGCAATTATGTGAAAAGGGTGCACACGCGTATTACAGATCAGTAA
- a CDS encoding DUF2851 family protein, giving the protein MKKISRFARYDNSLKSKKMLFTEDFLYHVWKFRLYDRTELRTTNGELIDVLSPGMQNSHSGPDFQQARIKIGDTVWAGNVEIHVAASDWQKHNHQVDKAYDNVILHVVFRNDATVYRTDGIEIPALELEHRIPAELYSRFHGLVYGRAQFIPCENSIHRVDDLTIRNWITRLQIERLEKRAYGIANALHQNRGDWEETFYQYLAANFGFKINALPFEMMAKSVPQIILAKHKNNPLQIEALLFGQAGFLEDDFEDDYPNKLKAEYQFLRAKYTLQPGDKYAWKFMRLRPLNFPTIRLAQFAALVIRSNHLFSKILDVTDVNALRDLFADIKVNSYWETHYKFDAEAAPVSKTMGAESVNNLLLNTLALFLFAYGKQTGQEKYADRSMALLEALPAEHNSIVQGFADLGVKSKSAFESQALLELKNNYCNYKRCLNCAIGNKILNL; this is encoded by the coding sequence TTGAAGAAGATATCTCGCTTCGCTCGATATGACAATAGTTTGAAAAGTAAGAAAATGCTATTCACCGAAGATTTTTTATACCATGTCTGGAAGTTCAGGTTGTACGATCGTACCGAGCTGCGTACCACAAACGGTGAGCTGATAGATGTGCTTAGTCCGGGGATGCAAAACAGCCATTCGGGTCCCGACTTTCAGCAAGCACGGATAAAAATTGGGGACACCGTATGGGCGGGCAATGTCGAGATACATGTTGCCGCTTCAGACTGGCAAAAGCACAACCACCAGGTTGATAAAGCTTATGACAACGTTATTTTGCACGTTGTTTTTAGAAACGACGCAACGGTTTACCGCACAGATGGTATTGAGATACCGGCTTTAGAATTAGAGCACCGCATACCTGCAGAATTATACAGCCGCTTTCATGGCCTGGTATATGGCAGGGCGCAATTTATCCCATGTGAAAATAGTATCCACAGGGTAGATGATCTTACCATTCGAAATTGGATCACAAGGCTACAAATAGAGCGGCTGGAAAAGCGGGCTTACGGTATTGCCAACGCCTTGCACCAAAACCGCGGCGATTGGGAAGAAACCTTTTACCAATATCTGGCGGCCAACTTTGGTTTTAAAATAAACGCGTTGCCATTCGAGATGATGGCTAAATCTGTTCCCCAGATAATCTTGGCCAAACACAAAAACAACCCTCTGCAGATAGAGGCGTTACTCTTTGGGCAGGCAGGTTTCCTGGAAGATGATTTTGAAGATGATTACCCAAATAAATTAAAAGCCGAGTATCAGTTCCTTAGAGCTAAATACACCTTGCAGCCGGGTGATAAGTACGCCTGGAAGTTTATGCGCTTGCGGCCGCTAAATTTCCCAACTATCAGGCTGGCACAATTTGCAGCTTTGGTCATCAGATCGAACCACCTGTTTTCTAAGATTCTTGACGTTACCGATGTAAACGCATTACGTGACCTTTTCGCGGATATCAAGGTAAATTCTTATTGGGAAACGCATTACAAATTTGATGCAGAAGCCGCACCAGTTTCTAAAACGATGGGCGCGGAATCTGTAAATAATCTGCTACTCAATACTTTGGCTTTGTTTTTGTTCGCTTATGGTAAGCAAACCGGGCAGGAAAAGTACGCCGATAGAAGCATGGCGTTGTTAGAAGCCTTGCCGGCTGAACATAATTCTATCGTCCAGGGATTTGCAGATTTGGGTGTAAAAAGCAAGAGCGCCTTTGAATCTCAGGCCTTGCTCGAACTAAAAAATAACTATTGCAATTACAAGCGGTGCCTAAATTGCGCCATCGGTAATAAAATATTAAATTTGTAA
- a CDS encoding basic secretory protein-like protein, which yields MKFRLFILLLFLSVRGFAQGFEIFRNDGYTLVFTNNDPALDKTLKSKLITTFFKVYPLLAKEYNRKTAKQVYMLVDTAYKGVAATDNAHVRISAAWFHKHPEDIDVVTHEVMHIVQDYKESVGPGWLTEGIADYARYKFGVNNAAANWSLPPYAAGQNYTDSYRRTARFLAWIEMHEKKNIVKKLDKSLRDHTYTADTWKDITGKSLDDLWKEYVADPGL from the coding sequence ATGAAATTCAGGTTGTTTATTTTACTGCTGTTTTTAAGTGTACGAGGTTTCGCACAGGGATTTGAAATCTTCCGCAATGACGGTTACACCCTGGTATTTACAAATAACGACCCGGCCCTGGATAAGACGTTAAAAAGTAAACTCATTACCACTTTTTTCAAGGTGTATCCGCTGCTGGCAAAGGAGTATAACCGCAAGACAGCAAAGCAGGTTTACATGCTTGTAGATACAGCTTATAAAGGCGTGGCCGCCACAGATAACGCGCACGTGCGCATCAGTGCTGCCTGGTTCCATAAACACCCCGAAGATATCGATGTGGTTACACATGAGGTGATGCACATTGTTCAGGACTATAAAGAAAGCGTTGGCCCGGGCTGGCTCACAGAAGGTATCGCAGACTATGCACGCTATAAATTTGGTGTAAATAACGCGGCAGCAAACTGGTCTTTACCGCCCTATGCAGCAGGCCAGAACTATACCGACAGCTACCGTCGAACCGCACGTTTCCTGGCATGGATAGAGATGCACGAGAAGAAGAACATTGTAAAGAAGTTGGATAAGAGCCTGCGCGACCATACTTATACCGCCGATACCTGGAAAGACATAACCGGCAAGTCGCTTGATGACCTTTGGAAGGAATATGTGGCAGATCCGGGGTTATAG